From Candidatus Cloacimonadota bacterium:
AAAATTCCGGCTCCATTTGTCAGTAGAATTTCATCTCCGACTTTCCTGCGAAAAACATGTGAGATGTGATGAAATTCTTCATCTGTGATTGTTAAGTTTTTTGTATTTTCGGTTAAGTTTGGCGTGTAGAAAGAAGGCATGAACTCCCCTAACCCCTCTTCGGCAAAGAGGGGAATGATTCTTCAAGAATGATCAGGTTAACTTTGTAATAATTTGGCGGCATGATTTTTTATCGAGTTTAAAACTTCTTCAATGTTTGTAATAACTGTTTGATTCGTAAATCGAATGACTTCAATTTTAAGATCATTCAGTAATTCAGTTCTAATCTTATCATATTCTTTTTGTTCTATATCCTTATGATAAGGTCCATCGAACTCGATTGCCAATTTAACGGATGGGCAATAGAAATCTAATATATATTTATCGACGCTGTATTGTCTGTAAAACATGAAACCTGTTTTTTTATTTCTGATTTCATTCCATAATTTGTTTTCAGCTGGTGTTTGTTTTTTTCGTAATTCTCTTCTTTTTTCTTTGTGCACGATTTTATTGTAAATTCTCATCAAATCACCAAAAACTGGTAAAATTATTA
This genomic window contains:
- a CDS encoding endonuclease domain-containing protein, coding for MRIYNKIVHKEKRRELRKKQTPAENKLWNEIRNKKTGFMFYRQYSVDKYILDFYCPSVKLAIEFDGPYHKDIEQKEYDKIRTELLNDLKIEVIRFTNQTVITNIEEVLNSIKNHAAKLLQS